ATAGCCATCTGTTTTCAAAGAGGAAACCAAATTCATCAGGCAATAGAGGATCATCAATGCCGCCACAATATAGAGCGTGATACTGACAAGCGTCCATCCGAGCAGCACGGTCACAAGGCCGGCGACAATTTTCACAGTGCCACTTTTACTGTCTTTTTTTGCGGCGTCCAGAATACCCATAACGATCAACGCTGCGCCGAGAACAGTAAATGCAATACTCAGCACGTCCCCTTTCAGCGCAATAAACAGGACACCCACAACGATTGCTGCGATTGCAGTAATCAGCTTATCATTGAATTTCATGCTTCGCACCTCGGTCTATCATATTTTGCCCAGAACGCCTTTACGGCATTTTCATACTTTTCCGGTTCCATAAAGTAGCTCATACCGTGATCGGCACCCGGAACAATCAGCAAATCCTTCGGTGCCGTACAGGCAGTGTAGTTCTCGTAGGTCATCTCTACCGGAACAAAATGGTCATCGGCGCCGTGGACAAGAATAACGGGAACATGGGTATGTTTAAGAGCTTCTACCGTCGAATGCTCCTTTGAGCCGACCTGTATTTTCCGACGACACATCCTGTCGGCAATCGCACTGCGTATGCCGAATCGAATGTGGAGGTTATCCTTAGCAATATGCTCCCATATCGCATTGGCCGATGTAAAACCGCAATCCGCCATGATCCCATGTACGTTGGGCGGCAGCTGCAGTCCGGCAGCCATCAGTACGGTGG
The genomic region above belongs to Vescimonas coprocola and contains:
- a CDS encoding DUF308 domain-containing protein, which produces MKFNDKLITAIAAIVVGVLFIALKGDVLSIAFTVLGAALIVMGILDAAKKDSKSGTVKIVAGLVTVLLGWTLVSITLYIVAALMILYCLMNLVSSLKTDGYSMSTVQKLRTYAKPVIGLAAGICLLLNQGGTVSWVFIFTGIVFIAEGIMMLAECKK